The following proteins are co-located in the Chaetodon auriga isolate fChaAug3 chromosome 23, fChaAug3.hap1, whole genome shotgun sequence genome:
- the zdbf2 gene encoding DBF4-type zinc finger-containing protein 2 isoform X2 yields MSDSSDEDDQRKVESTSRMWVESQPGPSRCQPSRQGYCGYCRVLYSNLDQHLSSLRHLDSVRASSRGSSTTSSASSTRTKLTLLERFLLDVQQHHPHLYKDPRPSHADLPSVSAPPSPREELDELCYSDNDSRSLGTRERLPSSDDASCQMANQQRDDPTHSQSGITKGAIQEMDAPIREQEEGGTVATGHTSSSHTQTQPPCMEATPPVHRKAHRKTNRRKTSDSSSSPPHMCPDLSFRPLSELRPGPCPDSGPQAPAELRPWLSWQKERREAHKEEAFSSDHTDPVDQTIEEVIQMCCYGFSSTTCQQEETDSFHFSLPLSMETQSDDWDSPVQAVLQRGRTLSDTLPSQTPAQVSKIVEQDLSRLMDVQVDLEDQVYSHQLDSALHSQRRAGGGARPLGGFLTLPIEEVLPAPAHIPESFRGKTWAQIEQEDEEKVDKLVQQFRRQRFICYFDSESLARYGRRSQNKKERDENKEVEPESGVLPLLDCEEDDSAYITRRRRKRRAFRVASRCQVVKVSHSTQTVRLVVPAVRQADTEAPPISVPAANQDAAERTPDAQMWHYLPPSYSNIITPLQTRTSLVYLLCSPSVPAPTYTPAPGSAPKRCRKKRRPLDLQGLKVKYKRLPVRFYDPSSNRILKNPPKGFLWRRGSSLPPPCVRQLFRSLSPDLNTDRPLGEGAAGSSRVKGQRSSDTAFSHASSFLLSTLSRDSQSDKKDTVRRRGRTSQAPPPSPHSRAERGRGGRREKTRPPPSKRRTRAQVTPLQPRREGLRRAGPGRKVPGSTGPPQPPSPRRGRARRGRGCERTRR; encoded by the exons ATGTCAGACTCCTCTGATGAAG atgaCCAGAGGAAGGTTGAATCTACAAGCAG GATGTGGGTGGAGTCTCAGCCGGGTCCGTCCAGGTGTCAGCCCAGCAGGCAGGGTTACTGTGGGTACTGCAGAGTCCTCTATAGCAACCTGGACCAG CACCTGTCCAGTCTCAGACACCTGGATTCTGTCCGGGCGTCCTCCCGAGGCTCCAGCACCACCTCCTCTGCCAGCAGCACTAGAACCAAACTGACCCTGCTGGAGCGCTTCCTGTTGGACGTCCAGCAGCACCACCCGCACCTCTACAAGGACCCCAG GCCGTCTCACGCTGACCTCCCGTCTGTCTCCGCCCCTCCATCGCCGCGGGAGGAGCTTGATGAACTCTGTTACTCTGACAACGACAGCCGGTCGCTTGGCACCCGTGAGCGCCTGCCTAGCTCCGACGATGCCTCCTGTCAGATGGCCAATCAGCAGAGAGATGACCCCACACACAGCCAATCTGGAATCACAAAGGGGGCTATTCAGGAGATGGAtgcaccaatcagagagcaggaagaaggaggaaCCGTTGCCACAGGGCACACAAGctcgtcacacacacagacccagcCTCCATGTATGGAGGCCACGCCCCCTGTCCACAGGAAGGCCCACAGGAAGACGAACAGGAGGAAAACCAGTGACTCCTCGTCCTCACCGCCCCACATGTGTCCAGACCTCAGCTTCAGGCccctctcagagctgaggccggGCCCCTGTCCAGACTCCGGACCCCAG GCCCCTGCAGAGCTGAGGCCCTGGCTGAGCTggcagaaggagagaagggaggcTCATAAAGAGGAGGCTTTCTCCTCGGACCACACCGACCCCGTGGACCAGACCATCGAGGAG GTGATCCAGATGTGCTGTTATGGCTTCAGTTCCACTACCTGCCAGCAGGAGGAGACGGACAGCTTCCACTTCAGCCTTCCCCTCTCCATGGAAACACAAAGTGATGACTGGGACTCACCTGTACAG GCAGTTTTACAGCGAGGACGAACACTCAGTGACACACTGCCCTCACAAACACCTGCCCAGGTGAGCAAGATAGTCGAGCAGGACCTCAGCCGTCTGATGGACGTTCAGGTGGACCTGGAGGACCAGGTGTACTCGCACCAGCTTGACTCTGCCCTGCATAGCCAGCGGCGAGCGGGGGGCGGAGCCAGGCCGCTCGGGGGTTTCTTGACTCTGCCGATAGAGGAGGTCCTGCCGGCGCCGGCACATATCCCAGAATCCTTCAGGGGGAAAACCTGGGCCCAGATTGAacaggaggacgaggagaaggTGGACAAATTGGTCCAGCAGTTCAGACGGCAGAGATTCATCTGCTACTTCGACAGCGAGTCCCTGGCCAG GTACGGAAGGAGGAGCCAAAACAAGAAGGAACGTGACGAGAACAAGGAGGTGGAGCCAGAGAGTGGCGTCCTGCCCTTATTGGACTGTGAAGAAGATGACTCAGCATACAtcacaaggaggaggagaaagaggcggGCCTTCAGAGTGGCATCCAGGTGTCAG GTGGTCAAAGTCAGTCACAGCACTCAGACTGTCCGACTGGTCGTCCCGGCTGTCCGTCAGGCGGATACGGAAGCCCCTCCCATCAGTgtccctgcagccaatcaggatgCAGCAGAGAGGACTCCTGATGCACAGATGTGGCACTACCTTCCTCCGTCATACTCAAACATCATCACACCTCTGCAGACTCGCACCTCTCTGGTCTACCTGCTCTGCTCCCCCTCAGTCCCCGCCCCCACCTACACACCTGCACCCGGCTCTGCCCCCAAACGCTGCAGGAAGAAGAGGCGTCCGCTGGATCTGCAGGGGTTAAAGGTCAAATACAAACGACTTCCTGTCCGGTTCTACGACCCCAGCAGCAATCGCATCCTGAAGAATCCCCCTAAAGGCTTCCTGTGGCGCCGCGGCTCCAGCCTGCCGCCACCCTGCGTCCGTCAGCTGTTCAGAAGTCTGAGTCCAGACCTGAACACGGACAGGCCGCtgggggagggggcagcagggTCCtccagggtcaaaggtcagaggtcatcagACACCGCCTTCAGCCACGccagcagtttcctcctgagCACACTCAGTAGGGACTCACAGTCTGACAAAAAAGACACAGTCAGGAGGCGGGGCAGGACGTCTCAAGCCCCGCCCCCTTCACCCCACAGCAgggcagagagggggaggggggggaggagggagaagacaCGTCCCCCACCTTCCAAGAGAAGAACCAGGGCTCAGGTCACACCCCTGCAACCCAGGAGAGAAGGCCTGCGACGGGCAGGACCCGGCAGGAAAGTCCCTGGCTCAACAGGCCCgcctcagcctccctctccccgccgggggaGGGCCCGGAGGGGGCGGGGCTGCGAGAGGACTCGAAGGTAG
- the dytn gene encoding dystrotelin, producing the protein MDLDSIEGLNEIRPSVYRVSMKLLSLQKLCHLDVVFVRHVTAAFSSLGGAKLQQDVGLNREEVTQTLNRMFQSVSQEVPGHVTVEAPEKTCGLMFKLYDRIKPVYLYTSAGFKCQCVFLCVWFRAQVGCVSAASLQTALIALSAEMLLLKYRALLSVAENSSGSVSRSGLRSLLKDLSQVPAAVQEEGVFSSLEAAVTSCFNGVLTPTASEEHVLSWLQSEPRLLLWLPTLYRLSVSRNVSHAVRCHTCKTLPITGLRYRCMKCVNVHVCQSCFLTDRQTRKHKTHHPVLEFCSQPTWRESLSSLVHSTRRALLPRRYAQREADSRRVMLWVEPGENSAPPPSDSSTQLAASAVSHSPSSNRGVSHDALVQPPPCSSSSKALQTDEEMPAPQWNAAALLTEVRNLQRDRWLLEQQLQSWRVTVQSEQGVLEDRCSEMEVSMEKLRGHNLCLQGMLTQALNKMESRQHADNTPQSADTERENGTPTCDTQRSTEDEGEEDEDLLLKTEEEGEEWSEEELQTPSVTMHLDTPGLHDIHCEEEEEEESACDRFLCQPIEQQNGAEQAEPQEEDACLSEQEDCGTCSPEELLQETVDRLKTVMETDRWTERQTGVRKRAELLEAADQVGNSIHHLVDAVGTNMDDQVTRTRVIKAVYST; encoded by the exons ATGGATCTGGACAGCATCG AGGGGCTGAATGAAATCCGTCCATCCGTCTATAGAGTCTCCATGAAGCTTCTGTCACTGCAGAaactctgtcact TGGACGTCGTGTTTGTTCGACACGTCACAGCGGCATTCAGCTCGTTGGGCGGAGCTAAGCTGCAGCAGGACGTGGGGctaaacagagaggaagtgaccCAGACTCTGAACAGGATGTTCCAGAGCGTGTCACAGGAAGTgccaggtcatgtgactgtggAGGCTCCAGAGAAGACCTGTGGTCTGATGTTCAAACTGTACGACCG AATAAAACCTGTGTATCTTTATACATCTGCAGGctttaaatgtcagtgtgtgtttctgtgtgtgtggttcaggGCTCAGGTGGGTTGTGTATCAGCTGCTTCTCTTCAAACTGCTCTCATCGCTTTGTCtgctgaaatgctgctgctgaaatacaGAG CTCTGCTGAGTGTTGCAGAGAACAGTTCAGGATCCGTCAGCAGGTCTGGACTCAGATCATTACTGAAGGACCTCAGCCAG gttccTGCAGCAGTACAGGAAGAAGGAGTGTTCAGCAGCCTTGAGGCAGCGGTGACGTCGTGTTTTAATGGG gtgttgACCCCAACAGCGAGTGAAGAGCATGTGCTGTCATGGCTGCAGAGCGAGCCCCGCCTGCTGCTATGGTTACCCACTCTGTACCGCCTGTCCGTCAGTCGTAATGTCAGTCACGCCGTCCGCTGCCACACCTGCAAGACCCTCCCCATCACCGGACTCAG gtatCGGTGTATGAAGTGTGTGAACGTCCACGTGTGCCAGAGCTGCTTtctgacggacagacagacgaggaAACACAAAACTCACCACCCAGTGCTCGAGTTCTGCTCACAG cccACCTGGAGAGAGTCTCTGTCCTCATTAGTGCACAGCACTCGTCGCGCCCTGTTACCACGGCGATACGCtcagagagaggctgacagTCGGAGGGTCATGCTGTGGGTGGAGCCAGGAGAAAACAG tgCTCCACCCCCCTCTGATTCCTCAACACAATTGGCCgcctcagctgtcagtcatagTCCCTCCTCTAACAGAGGTGTTTCCCATGATGCCTTGGTGCAgcctcctccctgctcttcttcctctaaAGCTTTGCAGACCGACGAGGAGATGCCGGCTCCGCAG TGGAATGCGGCCGCTCTGCTGACTGAAGTCAgaaacctgcagagagacagatg GCTATTGGAGCAGCAGTTGCAGTCCTGGCGGGTCACCGTCCAATCAGAGCAGGGCGTCCTGGAGGACAGGTGCTCTGAGATGGAAGTTTCTATGGAAAAGTTGAGAGGGCACAACCTCTGTCTTCAGGGCATGCTCACACAG GCTCTGAACAAGATGGAGTCTCGACAACACGCCGACAACACGCCACAAAGcgctgacacagagagagaaaatggcacgccaacatgtgacacacagagaagcacagaggatgagggagaggaggatgaagacctgctgctgaagacagaggaggagggggaggagtggAGTGAGGAAGAACTACAAACTCCATCTGTCACAATGCACCTGGACACACCTGGGTTACATGACATCCActgtgaagaagaggaagaggaggagtctGCATGTGACAGGTTTCTCTGTCAACCAATAGAACAACAAAATGGAGCAGAGCAGGCGGAACCACAGGAAGAGgatgcctgtctgtctgaacaaGAGGATTGTGGGACATGTAgtccagaggagctgctgcaggagacggtggacagactgaagactgtgatggaaacagacaggtggacagagagacagacag GTGTCAGGAAGAGGGCGGAGCTTCTGGAGGCTGCAGACCAGGTGGGCAACTCCATACATCACCTGGTGGACGCCGTGGGAACAAACATGGATGACCAGGTGACTCGTACTCGGGTTATAAAAGCTGTTTATTCAACATGA
- the zdbf2 gene encoding DBF4-type zinc finger-containing protein 2 isoform X1 has translation MSDSSDEDDQRKVESTSRMWVESQPGPSRCQPSRQGYCGYCRVLYSNLDQHLSSLRHLDSVRASSRGSSTTSSASSTRTKLTLLERFLLDVQQHHPHLYKDPRPSHADLPSVSAPPSPREELDELCYSDNDSRSLGTRERLPSSDDASCQMANQQRDDPTHSQSGITKGAIQEMDAPIREQEEGGTVATGHTSSSHTQTQPPCMEATPPVHRKAHRKTNRRKTSDSSSSPPHMCPDLSFRPLSELRPGPCPDSGPQVPAQLRPGPRPDSGPRAPAELRPAPCPDSGPQAPAELRPWLSWQKERREAHKEEAFSSDHTDPVDQTIEEVIQMCCYGFSSTTCQQEETDSFHFSLPLSMETQSDDWDSPVQAVLQRGRTLSDTLPSQTPAQVSKIVEQDLSRLMDVQVDLEDQVYSHQLDSALHSQRRAGGGARPLGGFLTLPIEEVLPAPAHIPESFRGKTWAQIEQEDEEKVDKLVQQFRRQRFICYFDSESLARYGRRSQNKKERDENKEVEPESGVLPLLDCEEDDSAYITRRRRKRRAFRVASRCQVVKVSHSTQTVRLVVPAVRQADTEAPPISVPAANQDAAERTPDAQMWHYLPPSYSNIITPLQTRTSLVYLLCSPSVPAPTYTPAPGSAPKRCRKKRRPLDLQGLKVKYKRLPVRFYDPSSNRILKNPPKGFLWRRGSSLPPPCVRQLFRSLSPDLNTDRPLGEGAAGSSRVKGQRSSDTAFSHASSFLLSTLSRDSQSDKKDTVRRRGRTSQAPPPSPHSRAERGRGGRREKTRPPPSKRRTRAQVTPLQPRREGLRRAGPGRKVPGSTGPPQPPSPRRGRARRGRGCERTRR, from the exons ATGTCAGACTCCTCTGATGAAG atgaCCAGAGGAAGGTTGAATCTACAAGCAG GATGTGGGTGGAGTCTCAGCCGGGTCCGTCCAGGTGTCAGCCCAGCAGGCAGGGTTACTGTGGGTACTGCAGAGTCCTCTATAGCAACCTGGACCAG CACCTGTCCAGTCTCAGACACCTGGATTCTGTCCGGGCGTCCTCCCGAGGCTCCAGCACCACCTCCTCTGCCAGCAGCACTAGAACCAAACTGACCCTGCTGGAGCGCTTCCTGTTGGACGTCCAGCAGCACCACCCGCACCTCTACAAGGACCCCAG GCCGTCTCACGCTGACCTCCCGTCTGTCTCCGCCCCTCCATCGCCGCGGGAGGAGCTTGATGAACTCTGTTACTCTGACAACGACAGCCGGTCGCTTGGCACCCGTGAGCGCCTGCCTAGCTCCGACGATGCCTCCTGTCAGATGGCCAATCAGCAGAGAGATGACCCCACACACAGCCAATCTGGAATCACAAAGGGGGCTATTCAGGAGATGGAtgcaccaatcagagagcaggaagaaggaggaaCCGTTGCCACAGGGCACACAAGctcgtcacacacacagacccagcCTCCATGTATGGAGGCCACGCCCCCTGTCCACAGGAAGGCCCACAGGAAGACGAACAGGAGGAAAACCAGTGACTCCTCGTCCTCACCGCCCCACATGTGTCCAGACCTCAGCTTCAGGCccctctcagagctgaggccggGCCCCTGTCCAGACTCCGGACCCCAGGTCCCTGCGCAGCTGAGGCCGGGCCCCCGTCCAGACTCCGGCCCCCGGGCCCCTGCGGAGCTGAGGCCGGCCCCCTGTCCAGACTCCGGCCCTCAGGCCCCTGCAGAGCTGAGGCCCTGGCTGAGCTggcagaaggagagaagggaggcTCATAAAGAGGAGGCTTTCTCCTCGGACCACACCGACCCCGTGGACCAGACCATCGAGGAG GTGATCCAGATGTGCTGTTATGGCTTCAGTTCCACTACCTGCCAGCAGGAGGAGACGGACAGCTTCCACTTCAGCCTTCCCCTCTCCATGGAAACACAAAGTGATGACTGGGACTCACCTGTACAG GCAGTTTTACAGCGAGGACGAACACTCAGTGACACACTGCCCTCACAAACACCTGCCCAGGTGAGCAAGATAGTCGAGCAGGACCTCAGCCGTCTGATGGACGTTCAGGTGGACCTGGAGGACCAGGTGTACTCGCACCAGCTTGACTCTGCCCTGCATAGCCAGCGGCGAGCGGGGGGCGGAGCCAGGCCGCTCGGGGGTTTCTTGACTCTGCCGATAGAGGAGGTCCTGCCGGCGCCGGCACATATCCCAGAATCCTTCAGGGGGAAAACCTGGGCCCAGATTGAacaggaggacgaggagaaggTGGACAAATTGGTCCAGCAGTTCAGACGGCAGAGATTCATCTGCTACTTCGACAGCGAGTCCCTGGCCAG GTACGGAAGGAGGAGCCAAAACAAGAAGGAACGTGACGAGAACAAGGAGGTGGAGCCAGAGAGTGGCGTCCTGCCCTTATTGGACTGTGAAGAAGATGACTCAGCATACAtcacaaggaggaggagaaagaggcggGCCTTCAGAGTGGCATCCAGGTGTCAG GTGGTCAAAGTCAGTCACAGCACTCAGACTGTCCGACTGGTCGTCCCGGCTGTCCGTCAGGCGGATACGGAAGCCCCTCCCATCAGTgtccctgcagccaatcaggatgCAGCAGAGAGGACTCCTGATGCACAGATGTGGCACTACCTTCCTCCGTCATACTCAAACATCATCACACCTCTGCAGACTCGCACCTCTCTGGTCTACCTGCTCTGCTCCCCCTCAGTCCCCGCCCCCACCTACACACCTGCACCCGGCTCTGCCCCCAAACGCTGCAGGAAGAAGAGGCGTCCGCTGGATCTGCAGGGGTTAAAGGTCAAATACAAACGACTTCCTGTCCGGTTCTACGACCCCAGCAGCAATCGCATCCTGAAGAATCCCCCTAAAGGCTTCCTGTGGCGCCGCGGCTCCAGCCTGCCGCCACCCTGCGTCCGTCAGCTGTTCAGAAGTCTGAGTCCAGACCTGAACACGGACAGGCCGCtgggggagggggcagcagggTCCtccagggtcaaaggtcagaggtcatcagACACCGCCTTCAGCCACGccagcagtttcctcctgagCACACTCAGTAGGGACTCACAGTCTGACAAAAAAGACACAGTCAGGAGGCGGGGCAGGACGTCTCAAGCCCCGCCCCCTTCACCCCACAGCAgggcagagagggggaggggggggaggagggagaagacaCGTCCCCCACCTTCCAAGAGAAGAACCAGGGCTCAGGTCACACCCCTGCAACCCAGGAGAGAAGGCCTGCGACGGGCAGGACCCGGCAGGAAAGTCCCTGGCTCAACAGGCCCgcctcagcctccctctccccgccgggggaGGGCCCGGAGGGGGCGGGGCTGCGAGAGGACTCGAAGGTAG